In one Pseudomonas sp. MM211 genomic region, the following are encoded:
- a CDS encoding HPF/RaiA family ribosome-associated protein yields MQVQVNSNHIEGSARLQEWVGASVADRLERYEEFLSRVEVHISDENGSKSGADDKRCQIEARPKGHQPLSVTHKAESLDQAVEGAAEKMRHALEHLVGKLESKAVGTGHLEQELDAGEAENSDALLQEEFLERQEALGKE; encoded by the coding sequence ATGCAAGTTCAAGTGAACAGCAACCATATCGAAGGCAGTGCGCGTCTCCAGGAATGGGTGGGCGCATCGGTGGCGGATCGGCTGGAGCGTTACGAGGAGTTTCTGTCGCGTGTCGAAGTGCACATCAGTGACGAGAACGGCAGCAAGAGCGGCGCCGATGACAAGCGCTGCCAGATCGAAGCGCGGCCCAAGGGCCATCAGCCGCTTTCGGTCACCCATAAGGCTGAATCGCTGGATCAGGCTGTAGAAGGCGCCGCCGAGAAAATGCGCCATGCGCTGGAGCATCTGGTCGGCAAGCTGGAAAGCAAAGCGGTCGGTACCGGGCATCTCGAGCAGGAACTGGACGCCGGCGAAGCGGAGAACTCCGATGCGCTGTTGCAGGAAGAGTTTCTGGAGCGTCAGGAGGCGCTCGGCAAGGAGTGA
- the fdhD gene encoding formate dehydrogenase accessory sulfurtransferase FdhD, giving the protein MPRLAESSTVPDSNEPAAPQPEGYAFAQLGNPQATDSAVLAQESALAISYNGISHAVMMVSPTAVEDFITGFSVTSAVVDSIDDIYDIRLRHLGAAINADVEISSRAFWAMKQQRRQLAGTSGCGLCGVEALDQALPQLATLTQAELPEAAHLVNLRERIAAVQDLARRSGALHAALYVDGSGEIRACREDIGRHNALDKLIGALLRERQDVRQGFAVVTSRCSLELIHKAVRAGIGNLVSLSAPTALTVQWARRHNLNLIHLPHHSAPRVYSPAPPAREE; this is encoded by the coding sequence GTGCCCCGGTTAGCCGAGAGTTCTACCGTTCCTGATTCCAACGAGCCCGCTGCACCGCAGCCGGAAGGCTATGCCTTTGCGCAGCTTGGTAACCCACAAGCCACTGATTCTGCCGTTCTGGCGCAGGAAAGCGCGTTGGCCATCAGCTATAACGGCATCAGCCATGCGGTGATGATGGTTTCGCCTACGGCCGTGGAAGACTTCATTACCGGCTTCAGCGTGACAAGCGCAGTGGTTGACTCCATCGACGATATTTATGACATCCGCTTGCGCCACCTCGGCGCGGCGATCAATGCCGACGTCGAGATCAGCAGTCGCGCCTTCTGGGCGATGAAACAACAACGTCGGCAACTGGCCGGCACCAGTGGCTGCGGCCTGTGCGGCGTGGAAGCGCTCGATCAGGCGCTGCCGCAACTGGCCACGCTGACCCAGGCTGAACTGCCCGAGGCGGCGCACCTGGTTAACCTACGCGAGCGGATCGCCGCCGTGCAGGATCTGGCCCGTCGTAGCGGCGCCCTGCATGCCGCGCTGTATGTCGATGGCAGTGGCGAGATACGCGCCTGCCGGGAAGACATCGGCCGGCACAACGCGCTGGACAAGCTGATCGGCGCACTGCTGCGCGAGCGCCAGGATGTACGCCAGGGCTTCGCGGTGGTGACTAGCCGCTGCAGCCTGGAGCTTATTCACAAGGCGGTCAGAGCCGGCATCGGCAACCTGGTCAGCCTTTCGGCCCCGACCGCCCTTACCGTGCAATGGGCGCGCCGGCACAACCTCAACCTGATCCATCTGCCCCACCACAGCGCGCCCCGGGTCTACAGCCCCGCGCCGCCTGCCAGAGAAGAATAA
- a CDS encoding glycine zipper domain-containing protein, producing the protein MRTFLTALAFSALVSPLANADTTKSAIGSGVGGALGNIVGQHLGGSTGAAIGAGLGGAAGGAISSRNKTEAALGGGLGASAGSVLGNQFGGGTASTIGAGLGGAAGGALANEMADSNRNESRYRDNGHRHGKKHHKRHHKHRHR; encoded by the coding sequence ATGCGTACATTCCTTACCGCACTCGCTTTCAGTGCACTGGTTTCTCCCCTGGCCAACGCCGATACCACCAAATCCGCCATTGGCAGCGGTGTGGGTGGCGCGCTCGGCAATATCGTCGGCCAGCATCTGGGCGGCAGCACAGGTGCCGCGATCGGCGCCGGCCTCGGCGGTGCTGCCGGTGGCGCCATCAGCTCACGCAACAAGACCGAAGCCGCATTGGGCGGCGGCCTGGGCGCCTCCGCGGGCTCCGTGCTGGGCAACCAGTTCGGTGGCGGCACCGCATCGACCATTGGCGCAGGCCTGGGCGGCGCAGCCGGTGGTGCTCTGGCCAACGAGATGGCCGACAGCAACCGCAACGAATCCCGCTACCGCGATAACGGCCATCGTCATGGCAAGAAGCACCACAAACGCCATCACAAACACCGTCACCGTTAA
- a CDS encoding ABC transporter ATP-binding protein yields the protein MSDDAIIQVRDLTNQFGPQVVHQHLNLDLYRGEVLGVVGGSGTGKSVLLRTIVGLRQPNAGTVRVFGEDLLMLSAQRRSELERRFGVLYQRGALFSSLTVLENIALPLIEHAGLNRTHAERLAESKVALVGLPSHAGDKYPTELSGGMIKRAALARALALEPDILFLDEPTAGLDPIGAAAFDQLIRTLRDALGLSVFLVTHDLDTLYTLCDRVAVLSQKRVLVADTLEVVAATDDPWIHDYFHGPRGRAAEQAAVPRSF from the coding sequence GTGAGTGACGACGCGATCATTCAGGTACGCGACCTGACCAATCAGTTCGGCCCGCAAGTGGTGCATCAACACCTGAACCTGGATCTGTACCGCGGCGAAGTGCTCGGCGTAGTGGGCGGCTCGGGCACCGGAAAATCCGTGCTGCTGCGCACCATCGTCGGCCTGCGCCAGCCCAACGCCGGCACGGTGCGGGTATTCGGCGAGGATCTGCTGATGCTATCGGCGCAACGTCGCTCCGAACTGGAACGTCGCTTCGGCGTGCTCTACCAGCGCGGCGCCCTGTTTTCCTCGCTCACCGTACTGGAAAACATCGCTCTGCCGCTGATCGAACACGCCGGGCTCAACCGCACTCATGCCGAGCGCCTGGCCGAATCCAAGGTGGCGCTGGTCGGCCTGCCCAGCCATGCGGGTGACAAGTATCCCACCGAGCTGTCCGGCGGCATGATCAAGCGCGCCGCGTTGGCCCGCGCCCTGGCACTGGAGCCGGACATCCTGTTTCTCGATGAGCCGACGGCCGGCCTCGACCCGATTGGCGCCGCGGCTTTCGACCAGTTGATCCGTACCCTGCGCGATGCCTTGGGCCTCAGCGTTTTCCTGGTCACTCACGATCTGGATACCCTTTACACCTTGTGCGACCGGGTTGCAGTGCTGTCGCAGAAACGCGTGCTGGTGGCTGATACCCTTGAAGTGGTGGCCGCTACCGATGACCCATGGATTCACGACTATTTTCACGGGCCGCGCGGACGCGCAGCCGAGCAGGCCGCTGTGCCTAGGAGCTTTTAA
- a CDS encoding MlaD family protein gives MEPRAHHVLIGMFTVAIVSAILLFALWLGKSSADKQFNYYEVVFAEAVSGLSQGSAVQYSGIRVGDVTSLTLDPQDPRKVHANIRITSSTPIKEDTRARLTITNITGGAVIQLHGGSPESPTLKASNGDTPVIIADRSPLSRLMANGEDLMVSVTRLLDRANAMFSRENTQNIAKTLRNLEQITASVSEQRDELREALTQMSTAGREAAALMKNANQLFTGPAQNTLDSAERLVTSLERTSSNIEQLLQDNRAALDGGMQGIGELGPAINELRDTLGSLRSFSRRLEEDPAGYLLRSDSIKEFQP, from the coding sequence ATGGAACCGCGCGCCCATCACGTACTGATCGGGATGTTCACGGTGGCGATCGTAAGCGCCATCCTGCTGTTCGCCCTGTGGCTGGGTAAATCCAGTGCGGACAAGCAGTTCAACTATTACGAAGTGGTCTTTGCCGAAGCGGTCAGCGGCTTATCTCAGGGTAGCGCCGTGCAGTACAGCGGCATCCGCGTCGGCGACGTGACCAGCCTGACGCTCGACCCACAGGATCCGCGCAAGGTGCATGCGAACATCCGCATCACCAGCTCCACACCCATCAAAGAAGACACCCGCGCGCGCCTGACCATCACCAACATCACTGGCGGCGCGGTGATCCAGTTGCACGGCGGCTCACCCGAAAGCCCAACGTTAAAAGCCAGCAATGGTGATACGCCGGTGATCATCGCCGACCGCTCGCCACTGTCACGGCTGATGGCCAACGGCGAAGACCTGATGGTGAGTGTCACTCGCCTGCTGGATCGCGCCAATGCCATGTTCTCCCGTGAGAACACGCAAAATATCGCCAAGACCCTGCGCAACCTCGAGCAGATAACCGCCAGCGTCTCCGAGCAACGCGACGAGTTGCGTGAAGCGCTGACCCAGATGAGCACCGCGGGGCGCGAAGCGGCTGCCCTGATGAAAAACGCCAACCAGCTGTTTACCGGCCCGGCTCAGAACACCCTGGACAGTGCAGAACGTCTGGTGACCTCGCTGGAGCGCACCAGCAGCAACATCGAACAACTGCTGCAGGACAACCGCGCCGCCCTGGACGGCGGTATGCAGGGCATTGGCGAGCTGGGCCCGGCCATCAACGAACTGCGTGACACCCTCGGCTCGCTGCGCTCGTTCTCGCGACGACTGGAAGAAGACCCCGCCGGCTACCTGCTGCGCAGCGACAGCATCAAGGAGTTCCAACCATGA
- a CDS encoding FdhF/YdeP family oxidoreductase — translation MSLQPVNPRYKPYKGAAAGWGALISVTQFWLDSKQPFKNLRALLKTNQNGGFDCPGCAWGDSPEDGHIKFCENGAKAVNWEATKRRVDAKFFAKYTVSQLREQSDYWLEYQGRLTEPMRYDAATDRYVPTSWDDAFSLIAKHLKNLESPNQAEFYTSGRASNEAAFLYQLFVRAFGTNNFPDCSNMCHEASGVALTQSVGIGKGSVTFADFEHADAIFVLGQNPGTNHPRMLEPLREAVKRGAQVVAFNPLKERGLERFQHPQHALEMLTNGSEPLNTAFFRPALGGDMAALRGIAKFLLQWEREAVAKGDKPVFDHAFIAEHTDGVDAYLAALDETSWESLVEQSGLTLEDIEQAALMYRRAEKVIMCWAMGITQHLHSVATIQEIVNLQLLRGNLGRPGAGLCPVRGHSNVQGDRTMGINDRPPVVLLDNIEKRFQFKVPRENGHNTVEAINAMVDGQAKVFIALGGNFAQATPDSPRTHKALQNCELTVQISTKLNRSHLTTGTDALILPCLGRTDIDHQATGPQAITVEDSFSMIHASNGQLEPLSRQMRSEPSIVAGIAKATLGNHPVDWDAMIADYDQIRELIADTIPGFQDFNQRVQHPGGFYLGNSAGARQWKTTTGKANFKSNTLLADLLPVQVRNSGQTPDLILQTMRSHDQYNTTIYGLDDRYRGVRGQRDVLFVNEADLTRLGYKHGQKVDITSLWDDGIERKVVGFTLLAFDIPAGQAAAYYPEANPLVPLESVGLGSHTPTSKFVAIRLHTAGQTARIL, via the coding sequence ATGAGCCTGCAACCCGTTAACCCGCGTTACAAACCCTATAAAGGCGCTGCCGCCGGTTGGGGTGCGCTGATCAGCGTCACCCAGTTCTGGCTGGACAGTAAACAGCCGTTCAAGAACCTGCGCGCGCTGCTCAAGACCAACCAGAACGGTGGTTTCGACTGCCCCGGCTGCGCCTGGGGCGATTCCCCGGAAGACGGACACATCAAGTTCTGTGAGAACGGCGCCAAGGCGGTTAACTGGGAAGCCACCAAACGTCGTGTCGACGCGAAGTTCTTCGCCAAGTACACCGTCAGCCAGCTGCGCGAGCAAAGCGACTACTGGCTCGAGTATCAGGGCCGCCTGACCGAGCCGATGCGCTACGACGCCGCCACCGATCGCTACGTGCCCACCTCCTGGGACGATGCCTTCAGCCTGATCGCCAAACACCTGAAAAACCTCGAAAGCCCCAACCAGGCCGAGTTCTACACCTCGGGCCGGGCCAGCAACGAGGCGGCGTTCCTGTATCAGCTGTTCGTGCGGGCATTCGGTACCAACAACTTCCCCGACTGCTCGAACATGTGCCACGAGGCCAGCGGTGTCGCACTGACCCAGAGCGTTGGCATCGGCAAAGGCAGCGTGACCTTTGCCGACTTCGAGCACGCCGATGCGATCTTCGTCCTTGGCCAGAACCCAGGCACCAACCATCCCCGCATGCTCGAGCCGCTGCGTGAGGCGGTCAAGCGTGGCGCCCAGGTCGTTGCTTTCAACCCACTGAAGGAGCGTGGCCTGGAGCGCTTTCAGCATCCACAACACGCTCTGGAAATGCTCACCAACGGTTCCGAACCACTCAACACCGCGTTCTTCCGCCCGGCACTGGGTGGCGATATGGCGGCGCTGCGCGGCATCGCCAAGTTCCTGCTGCAATGGGAGCGCGAAGCGGTCGCCAAGGGTGACAAACCGGTATTCGACCATGCCTTCATCGCCGAACACACCGATGGTGTCGACGCCTACCTGGCGGCGCTGGATGAGACATCCTGGGAGTCGCTGGTTGAGCAGTCAGGCCTGACCCTCGAAGACATCGAGCAGGCTGCGCTGATGTATCGTCGCGCCGAGAAGGTCATCATGTGCTGGGCAATGGGCATCACCCAGCACCTGCACTCGGTGGCTACCATCCAGGAAATCGTCAACCTGCAGTTGCTACGTGGCAACCTTGGCCGCCCTGGCGCTGGCCTGTGCCCGGTACGTGGCCACAGTAACGTGCAGGGTGACCGCACCATGGGCATCAATGATCGCCCGCCAGTGGTGCTGCTCGACAACATCGAGAAGCGCTTCCAGTTCAAGGTGCCCCGCGAAAACGGCCACAACACCGTCGAAGCGATCAACGCCATGGTCGATGGCCAGGCCAAGGTGTTCATCGCCCTGGGTGGCAACTTCGCCCAGGCTACGCCGGACAGCCCGCGCACCCATAAAGCGCTGCAGAACTGCGAGTTGACCGTACAGATCAGCACCAAGCTCAACCGCAGCCACCTGACCACCGGCACCGATGCGCTGATCCTGCCGTGCCTGGGCCGTACCGATATCGATCATCAGGCCACCGGCCCGCAGGCGATAACCGTAGAAGACTCGTTCAGCATGATCCACGCGTCCAACGGCCAGTTGGAGCCGCTGTCCCGACAAATGCGTTCGGAACCCTCGATCGTCGCCGGCATTGCCAAAGCCACACTGGGTAACCACCCGGTCGACTGGGACGCCATGATCGCCGACTACGACCAGATCCGAGAGCTGATCGCCGACACCATTCCCGGCTTCCAGGATTTTAACCAGCGCGTGCAGCACCCAGGTGGTTTCTACCTGGGCAACTCGGCTGGCGCCCGTCAGTGGAAAACCACCACCGGCAAGGCCAACTTCAAGTCCAACACCTTGCTCGCCGATCTGCTGCCTGTGCAGGTGCGTAACAGTGGTCAAACGCCGGATCTGATCCTGCAGACCATGCGCTCCCACGACCAGTACAACACCACCATCTACGGCCTGGACGACCGCTACCGCGGCGTTCGTGGTCAGCGTGACGTGCTGTTCGTCAACGAGGCCGACCTTACGCGACTTGGCTACAAGCACGGGCAGAAAGTCGACATCACTTCGCTGTGGGACGACGGTATCGAGCGCAAAGTGGTTGGCTTTACCCTGCTGGCATTCGACATTCCAGCCGGCCAAGCGGCAGCCTATTACCCCGAGGCCAACCCACTGGTGCCGCTGGAAAGCGTCGGTCTGGGCAGCCACACGCCGACATCCAAGTTCGTTGCCATTCGCCTGCACACTGCCGGGCAGACTGCGCGCATCCTGTAA
- a CDS encoding nitroreductase family protein: MHIDEAIRSRRAIKGYDAGFTLSNDEKSELLQLALLAPSAFNLQHVRLVEVSDPALRQQIREAGWGQAQMTDASMLVVICAQVDSWEKNVSRVWEGAPVEVQQYMAGAIDTYYRDKPQVQRDETMRSCGLMAQTLMLAARGKGLDSCPMDGFDFDAVGKLINLPDNHVIGLMVAVGKKAIDAKPRIGKLPFDEVVIRDRF; this comes from the coding sequence ATGCATATCGACGAAGCCATCCGCAGCCGCCGCGCCATCAAGGGTTACGACGCAGGGTTCACCCTCAGCAACGATGAGAAGAGCGAGCTGTTGCAACTGGCTCTGCTCGCCCCATCGGCTTTCAACCTGCAGCATGTACGCCTGGTCGAGGTCAGTGATCCGGCGCTGCGCCAGCAGATCCGTGAAGCGGGCTGGGGACAGGCGCAGATGACCGATGCGTCGATGCTGGTGGTGATCTGCGCGCAGGTCGATAGCTGGGAAAAGAATGTCAGCCGCGTGTGGGAAGGCGCGCCGGTGGAGGTGCAGCAGTACATGGCGGGTGCCATCGACACCTATTACCGCGACAAGCCCCAGGTGCAGCGCGATGAAACCATGCGCAGCTGTGGCCTGATGGCGCAGACGCTGATGCTGGCCGCACGCGGCAAGGGCCTGGATTCCTGCCCCATGGACGGCTTCGATTTCGATGCCGTGGGCAAGCTGATCAACCTGCCGGACAACCACGTGATCGGCCTGATGGTCGCGGTCGGCAAGAAGGCCATCGACGCCAAACCGCGGATCGGCAAGCTGCCGTTCGATGAAGTGGTTATCCGCGATCGCTTCTGA
- a CDS encoding MlaE family ABC transporter permease, which translates to MTHTPYISAPTTDAATLKVGGDWTLAHYGALVVQVDAIRRNLADDLHADINELDTLDTAGASLLVELFGAERLIRILPAATLSKERRALLHTVATAMQQDQQAPEHPTRSTHREFFGHIGEVVEGVWHKAVGLLGFVGLTLSTMLLILFNPRRWRLTSLASHLEQIGLNAVPIVALLTFLVGAVVAFLGATILTDFGATIYTVDLVAFSFLREFGVLLTAILMAGRTASAFTAQIGSMKANEEIDAIRTLGLNPMELLVLPRVFAMLIALPLLTFIAMLCGMVGGAMVCMLTLDISPTMFINVLQENIPINHFLVGMLKAPIFAFLIAVIGCLEGFKVTGSAQSVGERTTSSVVQSIFVVIVVDALAALFLMEMGW; encoded by the coding sequence ATGACCCACACGCCTTACATTTCGGCTCCCACTACTGACGCTGCCACACTGAAGGTGGGGGGAGACTGGACGCTCGCCCATTACGGCGCGCTGGTCGTTCAGGTAGACGCAATCAGGCGCAACCTGGCGGATGATCTGCATGCAGACATCAACGAACTGGACACCCTGGATACAGCCGGCGCCAGCTTGCTGGTCGAGTTGTTCGGTGCCGAACGCCTGATCCGGATACTTCCCGCGGCGACGCTCAGCAAAGAGCGCCGCGCCTTGCTACACACCGTAGCCACGGCCATGCAGCAGGATCAGCAAGCACCTGAGCACCCTACCCGCTCGACCCACCGCGAGTTTTTCGGCCATATCGGCGAAGTAGTGGAGGGTGTTTGGCACAAGGCCGTCGGGCTGCTGGGGTTCGTTGGCCTCACGCTCAGCACCATGCTGCTGATTCTGTTCAACCCACGCCGCTGGCGGCTGACGTCCCTGGCTTCGCATCTGGAACAGATCGGCCTCAATGCGGTACCTATCGTCGCCCTGCTGACGTTTCTGGTGGGTGCCGTCGTGGCGTTCCTCGGCGCGACCATCCTGACCGACTTCGGCGCCACCATCTACACGGTCGACCTCGTGGCATTCTCGTTCCTGCGCGAATTCGGTGTGCTGCTCACCGCCATTCTCATGGCCGGCCGCACGGCGAGCGCCTTCACCGCGCAGATCGGCTCGATGAAGGCCAACGAGGAAATCGACGCGATCCGTACTCTGGGCCTCAATCCCATGGAGCTGCTGGTGCTGCCGCGGGTGTTCGCCATGCTCATCGCCCTGCCGCTGCTGACCTTTATCGCCATGCTGTGCGGCATGGTCGGCGGCGCCATGGTGTGCATGCTGACGCTGGATATCTCGCCGACGATGTTCATCAACGTGCTGCAGGAAAATATCCCGATCAACCACTTTCTGGTGGGCATGCTCAAGGCGCCGATCTTCGCCTTTCTGATTGCCGTGATCGGCTGCCTGGAAGGCTTCAAGGTCACGGGCAGCGCACAGTCAGTGGGTGAGCGCACCACGTCCAGCGTGGTGCAATCGATCTTCGTGGTAATCGTGGTAGACGCCCTGGCCGCGCTATTTTTGATGGAGATGGGCTGGTGA
- a CDS encoding iron-containing alcohol dehydrogenase has product MQPFSFATAAHLICEPGAVQRLAPLCRAWGARSVVLITDAGVARLDFFEEVRAAFAGIDLALHVFDGVTAGAPESVVSSAAQFAKNVQASLIVGFGGGSSLDVAKLVALLAHPDCRQSLSDLYGVDKAVGQRLPLIQVPTTAGSGSEVTPIAVVTTAHSTRIAVVSARLLPDLALLDADLTLQLPAPVTAACGMLAMGHAVEAYTGARRKNPLSDMLAREALRLLGANLDEAVHNGGNLEARQAMLLGSCLAGQAYANAPLAAVHALAYPLGGHCQVPHGVSTAVLLPHVLGFNASVAAPLYEELAPLLLGERLRSGDATDHTEQFIIELADLSERSGLPARLRDIGVDQSLLPRLATDAMLHERLLANNPREMTQAHALAIYQVAY; this is encoded by the coding sequence ATGCAGCCATTCAGTTTTGCTACAGCCGCCCATCTCATCTGCGAACCGGGAGCCGTGCAACGGCTCGCTCCCTTGTGTCGAGCATGGGGAGCGCGCTCGGTGGTGCTGATCACCGATGCCGGTGTAGCGCGGCTCGATTTTTTCGAAGAGGTACGGGCAGCTTTCGCAGGCATTGATTTGGCGCTGCACGTATTCGACGGTGTGACGGCCGGTGCCCCGGAGAGCGTGGTAAGCAGTGCGGCGCAATTCGCCAAGAACGTACAGGCGAGTCTGATCGTCGGTTTCGGTGGTGGCAGCTCGCTGGATGTGGCCAAGCTGGTTGCCTTGTTGGCGCACCCGGATTGCCGGCAGTCGCTAAGTGATTTGTATGGTGTCGACAAGGCCGTTGGGCAGCGGTTGCCGTTGATCCAGGTGCCGACTACTGCAGGTAGCGGCTCCGAAGTTACGCCCATCGCGGTGGTTACCACGGCCCATTCAACACGTATTGCGGTGGTGTCGGCTCGTCTGCTGCCAGATCTGGCGCTGCTCGATGCCGATCTCACTCTGCAATTGCCTGCACCCGTAACCGCAGCCTGCGGCATGCTGGCGATGGGGCATGCGGTGGAGGCCTATACCGGCGCGCGGCGCAAGAATCCGCTGTCCGACATGCTCGCTCGCGAGGCCCTGCGCCTGCTCGGTGCCAATCTCGACGAAGCGGTGCATAACGGCGGCAATCTCGAGGCACGGCAGGCCATGCTGCTGGGTTCCTGCCTTGCCGGGCAAGCATATGCCAACGCGCCGCTGGCAGCCGTGCACGCCCTGGCCTATCCCCTTGGCGGCCATTGCCAAGTACCGCATGGCGTAAGTACGGCGGTACTGCTGCCCCATGTGCTGGGCTTCAATGCGTCCGTCGCAGCGCCGCTCTACGAGGAACTGGCGCCGCTGCTGCTGGGGGAGCGGCTTCGTTCAGGCGATGCCACGGATCACACCGAGCAGTTCATCATCGAACTGGCCGACCTCAGCGAGCGCAGTGGCCTGCCTGCGCGTCTGCGCGATATAGGCGTTGACCAGTCTCTGCTGCCGCGCTTGGCGACCGATGCCATGCTGCACGAGCGTCTGCTGGCCAATAATCCCCGGGAGATGACCCAGGCCCATGCGCTGGCGATCTATCAGGTCGCTTACTAA
- a CDS encoding acyl-CoA thioesterase: MQQPQHLREHYRHFQPITTRWHDNDLYGHVNNVTYYSYFDSAVNTYLIEVGGLDIHRGEIVGFVVSSSCDYFASIAFPERIEIGLRVGNLGNSSVQYELAVFKEGEEQACAAGRFVHVFVDRSSNRPAAIPETLRLAMEALKVS; this comes from the coding sequence ATGCAGCAGCCACAGCACCTGCGCGAGCACTATCGCCACTTCCAGCCGATCACTACGCGCTGGCATGACAACGACCTGTACGGGCACGTCAATAACGTCACCTATTACAGCTATTTCGACAGCGCGGTGAACACCTACCTGATCGAGGTGGGTGGGCTGGATATTCATCGCGGTGAAATCGTCGGGTTCGTGGTGAGTTCGAGCTGCGACTACTTCGCGTCGATTGCCTTTCCCGAGCGCATCGAGATCGGCTTGCGAGTCGGCAATCTGGGCAACAGTTCGGTGCAGTACGAGCTGGCGGTATTCAAGGAAGGGGAAGAGCAGGCCTGCGCCGCTGGGCGCTTCGTGCATGTGTTCGTCGACAGGTCGAGCAACCGGCCGGCTGCGATACCTGAAACATTGCGGTTGGCGATGGAGGCGTTGAAGGTCTCTTGA
- a CDS encoding PilZ domain-containing protein: MDDRRQHSRYQTTSLLEVFEQHSGRYLGRVADISSDGLMLCCTVPQPADTLVECQLVCSIPLNGVGELHFIGDCLWSRMGEPGQQCWAGYRIIDIDQTNTKALNALLQHFQASV, encoded by the coding sequence ATGGATGATCGTCGCCAACACAGCCGCTACCAAACCACCTCGCTGCTCGAAGTATTCGAGCAACACAGCGGTCGCTACCTCGGACGCGTCGCTGATATATCCAGCGACGGCCTTATGCTTTGCTGCACGGTACCTCAGCCTGCGGATACGCTGGTGGAGTGCCAACTGGTTTGCTCAATACCACTGAACGGTGTTGGCGAGTTGCACTTTATCGGAGATTGCCTGTGGAGCCGTATGGGCGAGCCGGGCCAGCAATGCTGGGCAGGCTATCGCATCATTGATATCGATCAGACCAACACGAAAGCGCTGAATGCGCTGCTGCAGCATTTCCAGGCATCAGTCTGA
- a CDS encoding TorF family putative porin has product MRFPSAVLLGAALLSIQAQAAILERELGDYELNLGTTPSRSMAQGLVKPESGGTFHGGLDLSHPSGWYLGQWSPNLGISPGSRMELNSYVGYRQHFVDSLGYEVGTIRYSHPGYTYLDSQDVYAGLTYDARRFGFSFSNDPSRFNSTVLADLGRVSLLGMAVVVRYGNHLLDNPKNISGGGQVSSFNDWSLSLSRPWKGIDFDFSYSDSSLSGDACSAYSGHNTECEGWFLIKASRSLF; this is encoded by the coding sequence ATGCGTTTTCCATCTGCCGTCCTGCTAGGGGCGGCTCTGCTGAGCATTCAAGCCCAGGCGGCGATCCTGGAGCGGGAACTGGGTGACTACGAGCTCAATCTGGGCACCACGCCAAGCCGCAGCATGGCTCAGGGGCTGGTCAAGCCAGAGAGTGGCGGTACCTTCCACGGCGGCCTCGACCTGAGCCACCCGAGCGGCTGGTACCTCGGTCAATGGTCGCCCAACCTGGGGATCAGTCCGGGTAGTCGCATGGAGCTCAATAGCTATGTCGGCTATCGACAGCATTTCGTCGATTCGCTCGGCTACGAAGTCGGCACGATTCGCTACAGCCATCCGGGCTACACCTACCTCGACAGTCAGGACGTTTACGCAGGCCTGACGTATGACGCGCGCCGCTTCGGTTTCTCCTTCAGCAATGACCCCAGCCGCTTCAACAGTACGGTGCTGGCCGACCTGGGCCGTGTCAGCCTGCTGGGCATGGCCGTCGTCGTGCGCTACGGCAATCACCTGCTCGACAACCCCAAAAATATTTCCGGTGGTGGGCAGGTCAGCTCCTTCAACGACTGGTCGCTGAGCCTGTCGCGGCCCTGGAAAGGAATCGACTTCGATTTTTCCTACTCGGATTCCAGCTTGAGCGGTGATGCATGCTCGGCCTATTCAGGCCACAACACCGAGTGTGAGGGCTGGTTCCTAATCAAAGCATCGCGCTCACTGTTCTAA